The DNA window TCGAGGAGGATGACATGTCGGTCTTGAGAAGCTTCGTGGACAGCGTGCGCAGCGGCGCCATCGAGGTGATCGACCTCACCGCGCCGCTCTCGGCCGAGACGCCGATCCTCCAGCTCCCCGAGCCGTTCGGCAACACCATCCCGTTCCGCCTGGAGGAGATCAGCCGCTACGACGACCGCGGCCCCGCCTGGTACTGGAACGACATCCACACCGGCGAGCACACCGGCACCCACTTCGACGCGCCCGTCCACTGGGCCACCGGCCGCGACGGCGAGGACGTCTCCCAGGTGCCCGCCGCCCGGCTGATCGCCCCCGCCGTCGTGCTCGACCTGGCCGCCGAGGCGTCCAAGGACCCCGACTTCCTCCTGCAGATCGACCACGTCAAGGAGTGGGAACGCGCCAACGGCCCGCTGCCCGAGGGCGGCTGGCTGCTCTACCGCACCGGCTGGGACGCCCGCGCCGCCGACCAGGCCGCCTTCCTCAACGCCGACGCCACCGGCTCCCACACGCCCGGCATCTCCGCCGAGTGCGCCGCCTGGCTGGCCGCCGAGACCCCGATCCTCGGCCTCGGCGTCGAGACCGTCGGCACCGACGCCGGCGCCGCCCACTCCTTCGACCCGCCCTTCCCCTGCCACTCCTTCCTCCTCGGCGCGGGCAAGTACGGCCTGACCCAGCTCCGCAACCTCGACCGTCTGCCGGTGACCGGCGCCGTCGTCGTCGCCCCGCCGCTGCCCATCCTCGGCGGCTCCGGCAGCCCCGTCCGCGTCCTCGCCCTGGTCGAACGGTGATCGTCGCCGAGGCGGTGGGCCGCGCCCTCGCCGCCCGCGGCGTGGACGTCGTCTTCGGCGTGGTCGGCAGCGGCAACTTCCACGTCACCAACGCCCTGGTCGCGGCGGGGGCGCGGTTCGTCGCGGCCCGCCACGAGGGCGGCGCGGCGACCATGGCCGACGCCTACGCGCGGATGAGCGGACGGGCCGGCGTCCTGTCCGTGCACCAGGGGCCCGGCCTCACCAACGCCGTGACCGGCATCGCCGAGGCGGCCAAGAGCCGCACGCCGCTCGTCGTCCTCGCCGGTGAGGCGACCGACCGCCGCTCCAACTTCCACATCGACCAGGATGCGCTGGTGGCGGCGGTGGGCGCGGTCGCGATGCGGGTCACGTCGGGGGAGGAGGCGTGGGAGCGGACGGAGGAGGCGTACCGGGTCGCGGTCGAGGAACGCCGCACGGTCCTGCTGAACCTGCCCCTCGACGTCCAGTCGCTGCCCTGCCCCGTCGGCCCCACCGGCGCCGACGCCCGGCCGGCTGCCGGTGCCGAACCGGCGGCGGGGTCCGCCGGAGCCCGCCCGGCCGGGCGGCCCGCCGCCGGCGGGGCCGACGGGGATCTCCCGCTCGCCGCCGAGGTGGACGCGCTCGCCCGCCTGCTGGCCGGGGCGTCGCGTCCGGTGTTCGTCGCCGGGCGGGGCGCCCGGCACGCGCGGCGGGAGCTGGAGGCGCTCGCCGGCCGGGCCGGCGCCCTCCTCGCCACCTCCGCCGTCGCCCGCGGCCTGTTCCGGGGCAGCCCGTGGGACCTGGACGTGTCCGGCGGCTTCGCCACCCCGCTGGCCGCCGAGCTGATCTCGGGAGCCGACCTCGTCGTCGGCTGGGGCTGCGCGCTCAACATGTGGACCACCAGGCACGGCTCGCTCGTCCCCGCCGCGGGCCAGGTCGTCCAGGTGGACCTCGACCCCGCCGCGATCGGCGTCCACCTGCCCGTCGACCTGGGCGTCACGGGCGACGTGGCCGCCGTCGCCACGGCGCTGACCGGCCTCGTCCCGGCCTCGTCCGGCTACCGCTCGGCCGCCGTCGAGGGCCGGATCCGGGCCGAGGGCCGCTGGCGGGCCGTCCCGTACGAGGACGCGGGCCACGACGGCCGCATCGACCCGCGGACGCTCACCATCGGCCTGGACGACCTCCTCCCGGCCGAGCGCGTCGTCGCCGTCGACAGCGGCAACTTCATGGGGTACCCGTCGATGTTCCTCGACGTCCCCGACGAGAACGGATTCTGCTTCACCCAGGCGTTCCAGTCGATCGGCCTCGGCCTCGCCACCGCGATCGGCGCGGCCGTCGCCCGGCCCGACCGGCTGCCGGTCGCCGCGCTCGGCGACGGTGGCGCGCTCATGGGCGCCGCCGAGCTGGAGACCGTCGTCCGGCTGGGCCTGCCGATGGTGGTCGTGGTCTACGACGACGAGGCGTACGGCGCCGAGGTGCACCACTTCGGGCCGCACGGGCACCCGCTGGACACCGTCACCTTCCCGCCCGCCGACCTGGCCGCGATCGCGCGCGGGCACGGCTTCGCCGCCGTGACCGTCACCCGGGAGGCCGACCTGGGCGGCGTGGCGGAATGGCTCAAGGGGCCGCGCGACCGGCCGCTGCTCGTCCACGCCAAGGTGACCCGCGACCGGGGCTCGTGGTGGCTGGAGGAGGCGTTCAAGGGCCACTGACCCCGGGGCTCACAGCTTGCGGACGGTGCGCGCCTCGTCGGCGGCGGCCAGGACGCCGGACAGCGGCATGCCCGTGCCCGCCGTCACCGCCGCCGCCACCGCGCCCTCCACGAACGGCACGTCCGCGACCACGATCCGGCCCGGCTCCTCCAGCATCCTGGCGGTGAGCACCGAACTGCCGAGGTCGGGGACGAGCAGCACGCCGTCGCCCTGGTCCACCTCGCGTACGGCGGCCTCGACCAGGTCCAGGCTGGTGCCGAGCCCGCCGTCCTCGGTTCCGCCGGCCGCCGCCACGGGCACCTCCTCGCCCGCGATGCCGCGAACCAGCGCCACCACCTCCCGCGCCAGCCCCGCGCTGTGCGCGACCACCACCACACCCACCATCACGCCGCTCCCGCCGCCGGGCCGGGGCCGCCTGCGGCCACCGTGGCCAGGGCCGTCATGAACAGTGCCGACGACGCCGCGCCCGGGTCCTCGTGCCCGATGCTGCGTTCGCCGAGGTAGCTGGCCCGGCCCTTGCGGGCCTGCAGCGGGATCGTGCCCGCCGCGCCCTCGGCGGCGGCCCGCGCTGCCAGCTCGAACGCCTCCGGGGCCCCCACGCCGTCCCGCAGCGCCAGCGCCAGCGCCCGCGAGGCGGGGACCAGCGCGTCCACCATCGTCTTGTCGCCGAGCGCCGCCTTGCCGAGCCGCTCCAGCGCCACCACGCCCTCCTCGAACGCCGCCGCGAACCTCGCCAGCGTCACCGGTTCCTCGATGCTCCGCCCCATCTGCCGGAACACCGAGCCGTACAGCGGTCCGGACGCGCCGCCCACCTTCCTGATCAGCGTCACCCCCGCCACGGTCAGCGCCTGCCCCGGCGACTCCGGCGGCGAGCCGGCGAGCGCCTGGACGACCTCGGTGAGGCCGCGGTCCAGGTTGGTGCCGTGGTCGGCGTCGCCGATGGCGGCGTCCAGCTCGGTCAGCCGGTCGCGGTCGCGCCGCACCAGCCCGGCCGCCTCCTCGAACCACGCCACGAAGAAACCCGCGTCCATGGGCCTGCCACCTGCCCCGCTCGCCTGGCCCGCGCCGCTCGCCTGGCCCGCGCCGCTCGCCTGGCCCGCGCCGCTCGCCCCGCCCCTGGTGCTGTCGGCGCCCGCTCCCGTGGCGGTCATCAGCGCCCCCAGCGCAGCGCCGGCGTCTCGACCGGGGCGTCCCAGAGGCGGGTCAGCGCGTCGTCGACCCGGCAGACCGTCACGGAAAACCCCTGCATATCCAGACTTGTCACGTAATTGCCGACCAGTGAACGGGTCACCCGCGCCCCCTTCCCCCTGACGAACGACTCCACCTCGGCGAACACCACGTACAGCTCCATCAGCGGCGTCCCGCCCATGCCGTTCACCATGACCAGCAGATCGCCGCCCAGCGGCAGATCCCCGTGGATCGCCTCCATCGCCACCCCGGCCAGCTCACGCGCCGACGCCATGGGCGCGCGGGCCCGCCCCGGCTCGCCGTGGATGCCGATGCCCAGCTCCACCTGGTCGTCCGGCAGGTCGAAGGTCGGCTTGCCGGCGTGCGGCGTCGTACAGGAGGTGAGCGCGATGCCGAACGAGCGGCTGCGCTCGTCCACCTCGCCCGCGATCGCCGCCACCTCGGACAGCGGCGCGCCCTCCTCCGCCAGCGCCCCGGCGATCTTCTCCACGAACAGCGTGGCGCCGGTGCCCCTGCGCCCAGCCGTGTAGAGGGAGTCCTGGACGGCCACGTCGTCGTCCACCAGGACGCTCGCCACCTCGACGTCCTCGACCAGCTCGGCGGCCATCTCGAAGTTGAGCACGTCGCCGGTGTAGTTCTTGACGATGTGCAGCACGCCCGCGCCGCCGTCCACGGCCTTCGTGGCGTCGATGATCTGGTCGGGCACCGGTGAGGTGAAGACCTCGCCGGGGCAGGCCGCGTCGAGCATGCCGTACCCGACGAACCCGGCGTGCAGCGGCTCGTGCCCCGAGCCGCCGCCCGAGACCAGGCCGACCTTGCCGCGGCGCGGCCCCTCGGCGCGGTAGACCACCTGGTCGCGCACCCGCAGCGACGGATGGGCCGCGGCCATGCCGTCGAGGGCGTCCGCGACGACGGAGTCCGCCGAGTTGATGAGCTTCTTCATCAGGTCTCCAGCCTGTCGGCGCGTGAGGCGAGCCGTCCGCCCCGTTCCCATCAAGGCGCGGGCGTCGTAGCGTGGACGGCGTG is part of the Nonomuraea coxensis DSM 45129 genome and encodes:
- a CDS encoding cyclase family protein, translated to MSVLRSFVDSVRSGAIEVIDLTAPLSAETPILQLPEPFGNTIPFRLEEISRYDDRGPAWYWNDIHTGEHTGTHFDAPVHWATGRDGEDVSQVPAARLIAPAVVLDLAAEASKDPDFLLQIDHVKEWERANGPLPEGGWLLYRTGWDARAADQAAFLNADATGSHTPGISAECAAWLAAETPILGLGVETVGTDAGAAHSFDPPFPCHSFLLGAGKYGLTQLRNLDRLPVTGAVVVAPPLPILGGSGSPVRVLALVER
- a CDS encoding thiamine pyrophosphate-binding protein — translated: MIVAEAVGRALAARGVDVVFGVVGSGNFHVTNALVAAGARFVAARHEGGAATMADAYARMSGRAGVLSVHQGPGLTNAVTGIAEAAKSRTPLVVLAGEATDRRSNFHIDQDALVAAVGAVAMRVTSGEEAWERTEEAYRVAVEERRTVLLNLPLDVQSLPCPVGPTGADARPAAGAEPAAGSAGARPAGRPAAGGADGDLPLAAEVDALARLLAGASRPVFVAGRGARHARRELEALAGRAGALLATSAVARGLFRGSPWDLDVSGGFATPLAAELISGADLVVGWGCALNMWTTRHGSLVPAAGQVVQVDLDPAAIGVHLPVDLGVTGDVAAVATALTGLVPASSGYRSAAVEGRIRAEGRWRAVPYEDAGHDGRIDPRTLTIGLDDLLPAERVVAVDSGNFMGYPSMFLDVPDENGFCFTQAFQSIGLGLATAIGAAVARPDRLPVAALGDGGALMGAAELETVVRLGLPMVVVVYDDEAYGAEVHHFGPHGHPLDTVTFPPADLAAIARGHGFAAVTVTREADLGGVAEWLKGPRDRPLLVHAKVTRDRGSWWLEEAFKGH
- a CDS encoding PTS-dependent dihydroxyacetone kinase phosphotransferase subunit DhaM, whose protein sequence is MVGVVVVAHSAGLAREVVALVRGIAGEEVPVAAAGGTEDGGLGTSLDLVEAAVREVDQGDGVLLVPDLGSSVLTARMLEEPGRIVVADVPFVEGAVAAAVTAGTGMPLSGVLAAADEARTVRKL
- the dhaL gene encoding dihydroxyacetone kinase subunit DhaL, with the translated sequence MTATGAGADSTRGGASGAGQASGAGQASGAGQASGAGGRPMDAGFFVAWFEEAAGLVRRDRDRLTELDAAIGDADHGTNLDRGLTEVVQALAGSPPESPGQALTVAGVTLIRKVGGASGPLYGSVFRQMGRSIEEPVTLARFAAAFEEGVVALERLGKAALGDKTMVDALVPASRALALALRDGVGAPEAFELAARAAAEGAAGTIPLQARKGRASYLGERSIGHEDPGAASSALFMTALATVAAGGPGPAAGAA
- the dhaK gene encoding dihydroxyacetone kinase subunit DhaK, giving the protein MKKLINSADSVVADALDGMAAAHPSLRVRDQVVYRAEGPRRGKVGLVSGGGSGHEPLHAGFVGYGMLDAACPGEVFTSPVPDQIIDATKAVDGGAGVLHIVKNYTGDVLNFEMAAELVEDVEVASVLVDDDVAVQDSLYTAGRRGTGATLFVEKIAGALAEEGAPLSEVAAIAGEVDERSRSFGIALTSCTTPHAGKPTFDLPDDQVELGIGIHGEPGRARAPMASARELAGVAMEAIHGDLPLGGDLLVMVNGMGGTPLMELYVVFAEVESFVRGKGARVTRSLVGNYVTSLDMQGFSVTVCRVDDALTRLWDAPVETPALRWGR